The genome window GTTGGGCCACGAGCCCGGTCCGCTCAGACGACAGTGGCGTATACCTGGTCCATCAGTTGTTGATCTTCGATCGCGCGCTCGAGGCTCATCTGCGGCGCGCGCCGCTCCGCGATGGCGGACGCCAGGTCGCGGTACATCGCGCGGTAGCCGCGGATGTCGCGGAAGCCGGGAAACAGCAGCCTGGGCCACCCCTCGCCGCGCACGAGGATGAACGCGCCGTTCGACTCGAAGGTGATGATCCCCTTGCGGCCGAACAGCTTCGACAGCCTGAGCCCGCGCAGCAGCGACGGCACTTCGCGCGAGTAGAACAGCGCGCCGACCGCTTCGTTGTCGTACCGAAACGCGACCATCATGCTCTTCGCGCGGATGTCGGGCCCCTCCCGCGAAATCGCCGGGCGGAAGCCCTGGATCGACGTGATCTTCGGGCCGAGGCTCCCCGCGAGGTGGAGCCAGTGGATCCCTTCCTCGAAGAAGGCATCGCCGCCCGCCATCGTTTCATCGTTGCGCCAGTCGCCGGCCGTCTTGAACTTCTTCGCGATCGTCGTGAAGTGCGCGAAGACCATGTCGCCGATGGCCCCCGCGGCGAGCAGGCGGCGCAGCCTGACGGCGAGCGGCTTGTAGTGATCGTTTTCGCCGACGAGCACGACCCTGCCGGCGCGGTTCCTCGCCTCGAGCACCGCGCGGTAGTCGTCCATCCGCAGGAACGCCGGCTTTTCGACCAGCACGTGTTTGCCCGCCGCGAGCGCGCCGAGCGCCAGTTCGAGATGGAAGCGCGGCGGCACGGCGATGACCACGGCGTCCACCCGGGGATCCTCGATGGCCTGCTCGTATCCCCCGTAGTGCCTGGTGCCCTGGAAACGCCGGCAGTAGTCATCCGCCCTGGCGGCATCGCGGCTCGCGTAGCCGCAGACCACCACGTCGCGCAGCGACGACAGCTGCCGGCTGTGAACGCGCGTGATGAATCCGCAGCCGAGAAAGGCTATGCGCAGAGGGTCCGACATCGGGGAAAATGTCATTATACCGGTGGCTCGGCTCACCCTCGACGCCCGCCTCGCGCTGCTCCCGGCCTCGAGCATCCCGCTGCTGTACTTCGCCTTCGCGCACGTGTGCCTGGCGTCGGCGTGCGGGCTGCTGCTGGTCGAGCCGTCGACCGCCGGGACGTTCTTCTACCATCCGCGCATGGTCGCGCTCGTCCACCTCGTGACCGTCGGCTGGATTTCAGGCTCCATTCTCGGCGCCTTCTACATCGTCGGGCCGCTGGCGCTGCGGATGCCGCTGCGGGAGCGCGCCTCGGATCGCGCGGCGTTCGCGGCCTTCGCGGCGGGAACGATCGGCATGAGCGGGGCGTTCTGGACCGGCGCCTATCACCTGGTCGCGTGGCTGTCGGCGCTCGTGATGATCGCCGTGCTGCACGTCGCCGTGCGCGCGTGGCGCGGTCTG of Acidobacteriota bacterium contains these proteins:
- a CDS encoding Gfo/Idh/MocA family oxidoreductase; this translates as MSDPLRIAFLGCGFITRVHSRQLSSLRDVVVCGYASRDAARADDYCRRFQGTRHYGGYEQAIEDPRVDAVVIAVPPRFHLELALGALAAGKHVLVEKPAFLRMDDYRAVLEARNRAGRVVLVGENDHYKPLAVRLRRLLAAGAIGDMVFAHFTTIAKKFKTAGDWRNDETMAGGDAFFEEGIHWLHLAGSLGPKITSIQGFRPAISREGPDIRAKSMMVAFRYDNEAVGALFYSREVPSLLRGLRLSKLFGRKGIITFESNGAFILVRGEGWPRLLFPGFRDIRGYRAMYRDLASAIAERRAPQMSLERAIEDQQLMDQVYATVV